A single window of Nicotiana sylvestris chromosome 5, ASM39365v2, whole genome shotgun sequence DNA harbors:
- the LOC104214699 gene encoding mitogen-activated protein kinase homolog MMK2-like has translation MSVDSSSGDHSSNIRGVPTHGGRYVQYNVHGSLFEVSRKYVPPIRPIGRGANGMVCAAMNSETREEVAIKKIGNAFDNVIDAKRTLREIKLLSHMDHENVIAIKDVIRPPQKKNFNDVYIVYELMDTDLHQIIHSNQQLTDEHCRHFLYQVLRGLKYIHSANILHRDLKPSNLLVNAKCDLKIGDFGLARTTTETDFMMEYCVTRWYRAPELLLNCSEYTSAIDVWSVGCILGEILTRQPLFPGRDYVHQLRLITELIGSPDDASLGFLRSNNARRYVRQLPRYPRQQFSARFPNSSPRAVDLLEKMLIFDPSRRITVDEALSHPYLAPLHDINEEPVCPRPFSLDFEQPSFTEDNIKELIWREAVKFNPDPTH, from the exons ATGTCTGTTGATTCAAGTTCAGGTGATCATAGTAGTAACATAAGAGGAGTTCCAACGCATGGGGGTCGATATGTGCAGTATAATGTGCATGGTAGTCTTTTTGAAGTTTCAAGAAAATATGTTCCTCCTATTAGACCTATTGGTCGTGGTGCTAATGGCATGGTTTG TGCTGCTATGAACTCGGAGACACGTGAGGAAGTAGCAATTAAGAAGATTGGAAATGCATTTGATAATGTAATAGATGCAAAAAGGACATTAAGAGAGATAAAGCTTCTCAGTCACATGGATCATGAGAAT GTAATTGCAATTAAAGATGTTATAAGGCCTCCTCAAAAAAAGAATTTCAATGACGTGTACATTGTTTATGAGCTGATGGACACTGATCTTCATCAGATTATTCATTCCAACCAACAGTTGACTGATGAACACTGCCGA CATTTTCTGTACCAAGTATTGCGTGGACTTAAGTATATTCACTCTGCCAACATCTTGCATCGTGATTTAAAACCCAGCAATTTGCTAGTCAATGCAAAATGTGACCTAAAGATTGGAGATTTTGGGCTTGCAAGGACGACAACTGAGACAGATTTCATGATGGAATATTGTGTGACACGCTGGTATCGTGCACCAGAGTTGCTACTAAATTGTTCAGAGTATACATCGGCAATTGATGTTTGGTCAGTAGGCTGCATACTTGGTGAAATATTGACAAGACAACCCCTTTTCCCCGGCAGAGATTATGTACACCAGTTGAGACTTATTACTGAG CTCATAGGCTCACCTGATGATGCTAGTCTCGGGTTTCTCCGTAGTAATAATGCCCGAAGATACGTTAGGCAGCTCCCAAGGTACCCGAGGCAACAATTTTCTGCCAGATTCCCTAATTCATCTCCCCGAGCTGTTGATTTGCTTGAAAAAATGCTCATCTTTGATCCGAGCAGGCGTATTACTG TTGATGAAGCTCTCTCCCATCCGTACTTGGCGCCACTTCATGATATCAACGAGGAGCCTGTTTGTCCTAGGCCTTTCAGTTTGGATTTTGAGCAGCCATCTTTCACTGAAGATAATATCAAGGAGCTCATATGGAGGGAAGCCGTAAAATTTAATCCTGATCCAACTCATTGA